A single region of the Vicia villosa cultivar HV-30 ecotype Madison, WI linkage group LG4, Vvil1.0, whole genome shotgun sequence genome encodes:
- the LOC131596862 gene encoding uncharacterized protein LOC131596862, giving the protein MAGRNDAAIAAALEAMAQALANQPNANENAGSRSLATFQRENPPVFKGKHDPDGALEWLKEIERIFRVMDCTQVQKVRYGAHMLTVEADDWWLETRQRLEVAVTEYAAKFTELAKFYPYYNGAGAEFSKCIKFENGLRSEIKKAVGYQKIRIFPNLVDSCRIYEEDHNAHYKLVKDRRGKQNRSTPYDAPVGKGKAEVANGKRTNGGGAPASVICFKCGEPGHKSDVCTAGEKRCFRCGKTGHVTTDCRHKEVICFNCGEEGHISSKCQKPKREPGSGKVFALAGTQTANEDRNTGGAYFISNTLITIVDYWCC; this is encoded by the exons ATGGCTGGGAGAAACGATGCTGCGATTGCTGCCGCCTTGGAGGCTATGGCTCAGGCTTTGGCAAATCAGCCAAATGCTAATGAGAATGCTGGATCCCGCAGTTTGGCGACTTTTCAGAGGGAGAATCCGCCGGTCTTCAAAGGCAAGCATGACCCCGACGGCGCATTGGAGTggttgaaggagattgagagaatctTCCGCGTGATGGACTGCACTCAGGtgcagaaggttcggtatggagCTCATATGTTGACAGtcgaagctgacgactggtggctaGAGACTCGTCAGAGATTGGAGGTGGCGG TGAcagagtatgctgcaaagttcACTGAGTTGGCTAAATTCTATCCGTATTATAATGGGGCGGGTGCTGAGTTTTcaaagtgcattaagtttgagaacgGATTACGCTCTGAGATCAAGAAAGCTGTtgggtatcagaagattcgtaTCTTTCCTAATTTGGTTGATAGTTGCAGGATTTATGAAGAAGATCATAATGCACATTACAAGCTTGTCAAGGATAGGAGAGGTAAGCAGAACCGTAGCACACCTTATGATGCTCCAGTTGGAAAGGGAAAAGCAGAAGTGGCTAATGGCAAGAGAACTAATGGGGGAGGAGCTCCTGCTAGCGTGATTTGCTTCAAATGTGGAGAACCTGGCCACAAGAGTGATGTATGTACTGCTGGGGAGAAAAGATGTTTCCGTTGTGGTAAGACAGGACACGTAACTACTGATTGTAGACATAAGGAAGTtatttgtttcaactgtggtgaagaagggcaTATTAGTAGCAAGTGTCAGAAACCGAAAAGGGAACCAGGAAGTGGAAAAGTATTCGCTTTAGCTGGGACTCAAACAGCTAATGAGGACAGGAATACCGGAGGTGCGTATTTCATTAGTAATACTTTAATTACTATCGTTGATTATTGGTGCTGCTAG